One genomic segment of Odocoileus virginianus isolate 20LAN1187 ecotype Illinois chromosome 17, Ovbor_1.2, whole genome shotgun sequence includes these proteins:
- the PTRH2 gene encoding peptidyl-tRNA hydrolase 2, mitochondrial, translating to MISRSLVMEYLTNPGALSLAAGVACGVCLGWGLRVRFGMLPKSSVRETNADAETEASILGESGEYKMILVVRNDLKMGKGKVAAQCSHAAVSAYKQIQRRNPELLKEWEYCGQPKVVVKAPDEETLVELLTHAKVLGLTVSLIQDAGRTQIAPGSRTVLGIGPGPADLIDKVTGHLKLY from the coding sequence atGATCTCCAGATCCCTGGTCATGGAGTATTTGACTAATCCTGGTGCACTTAGCTTGGCTGCCGGAGTTGCCTGTGGCGTGTGCCTGGGCTGGGGCCTCCGAGTGCGCTTTGGAATGCTCCCCAAGAGCTCAGTGAGGGAGACAAATGCTGACGCTGAGACGGAAGCAAGCATCCTCGGAGAGAGTGGGGAGTACAAAATGATTCTTGTGGTTCGAAATGACTTAAAGATGGGAAAAGGGAAGGTGGCTGCCCAGTGCTCTCATGCTGCTGTTTCTGCCTACAAGCAAATTCAAAGAAGAAACCCTGAGTTACTCAAAGAGTGGGAATACTGTGGCCAGCCCAAAGTGGTAGTCAAAGCTCCTGATGAAGAAACTCTGGTTGAATTACTGACCCATGCAAAAGTGCTGGGACTGACTGTAAGTTTAATCCAAGATGCAGGACGTACTCAGATTGCCCCAGGCTCTCGAACTGTTCTAGGAATTGGACCAGGACCAGCGGACCTAATTGACAAGGTCACCGGTCACCTAAAACTTTACTAG